Below is a genomic region from Meleagris gallopavo isolate NT-WF06-2002-E0010 breed Aviagen turkey brand Nicholas breeding stock chromosome 5, Turkey_5.1, whole genome shotgun sequence.
TTAGCTTTGCCACTGAGGAGCCTTACTGTATTCAAACATGCATCTGAGTTATGCGTTCTGAACTGACCTCTACTGAACAGTAATAAATTAACCATCTTTCACTCCACCGTGTCAACTGTAACAGCACTAAAACAGTAAAAgggacaacaacaaaaaagcatgaCTTGCTTTTCCTCATCTTGATGTATTCTTGTTCTGTCTGTGAAGCAAATATGGCAGACAGCACGGACAAAACAGAGGCCAATACCGTCTTCTGCTCCTGCACAATGATTGGCGGATCGTCCGGCTGGCAGAGCTCGTGGCAAATGAGGTCATAAAGTAAAGTCCAGGTCTCTTTTCCTCCATCAGGAGCCTGcacttgaaaaagaaacaaagagaaccCATCAGATTTAATCTGGGCACGCTAACTGTTTTGCTTCTCACTCATCTGATGAGCTGGAAGTTACTTGCATTCTTAGTCCCAACATATGCAGCAATTCAAGTGTCTTACCAATAGCCTGTATGCCCTCATCCACTGTagtgaggagctgcaagatatgcATATAAACATCAAGTCCTTCTGGACTATCTGAGCTACGtagaacaaaagaagaaacaaagccagATTAGATTACCAAGCTAACACACAGGgttacaaaaccaaacagaaccCTCACATACCGGACTTGTTTGGCTGCTTCAAGTATACAAGGCACAATTTTAAAATCTGGAAGCTCTTCAGGGGAGTCATCTGTAGATGGTCCCACAGACTGACAGGTGCCACTTTTAATCCAGTTTAACATCACCTCTTCATCCAGATCAAAGAGTTTGTCCACCACTTCACCCACTTTTACCAGCAATTCAACTGCacgaaaaagaagaaaccaaaatcaagaaaataaagagcagaaaTTAGTTCACAAAATGCTAACATACAAAAGTATCCAAATAAATTAAGTGCTGAAATACATCTGTTTCATTCATTATTTCCTAAGGGTTGTTACGCTCGTGTTCTTTTTGTGGCATAAATGAGGTGAAAAGCTTGATAAATAGGGAGCTGCTGGAAAGCCCACTGATACATTATACCCCATCATGTCATTTATaaagtaggatttttttttggtaaaggGATTTCAGGTTCCTGAAAAGTCAAAAGCtctgcttctgaaataaaacacgaCAAAATTTGTCcctaaaaatgcattttttggCTAAGCTTACACATGCTAACCTCCATTTTATTTGGGTAGATCTGCGATTTCAGTGGGCATGAGCATAACTTCTGAGtcatcaaaaacaaacaaacaaaaaaccaacatgaAGTTGGCATTTTTCAAATTCTAAAAGCTAAATTAGCTGGAGTCCTGTACACGCAcaagaaggctgcggggtgacctcactgcagcctttcagtacctaaagggagcctacaNNNNNNNNNNNNNNNNNNNNNNNNNNNNNNNNNNNNNNNNNNNNNNNNNNNNNNNNNNNNNNNNNNNNNNNNNNNNNNNNNNNNNNNNNNNNNNNNNNNNATCTTCCGATCTTCTGCaattgttcattttcttcacaAGCATTCAGAAGCACATCTTTTCTCTTATCCATCTCAGATGTTAGCTCCCTGTTAACAAATANNNNNNNNNNNNNNNNNNNNNNNNNNNNNNNNNNNNNNNNNNNNNNNNNNNNNNNNNNNNNNNNNNNNNNNNNNNNNNNNNNNNNNNNNNNNNNNNNNNNATCCCCCCGCGCGGGGCGGAGGAGGAGGCGGGGGCGGGAGGGGCCGCCCGGCGAGGGCTGCGGGAGCCCGCCGTggcttttccctcctttctctccGACTCCCTCATCGCACCCTGCGTGCGCCCGTGCCCGCTGTTTGCTCTCAGGTCAGACGTGTAATGAGGGGATTTGCACTACACAGCGGAAGGCAAAGCTCTCCCCGGGAGCGAAACCCCTCAGAGGCCTTAGGGCTGTAGCCCTCCAACACTGCAGGACTGAATGAGCACGGCCCTAAGTTGCAATGAAGCTGGAAAAGCCAACCTGTTCCAGCTGGGAATGGGATATATTTCGTGACCGGGCGCCTTGATTTTCCCTTCCATACAGCAGACAgtactgcattttctttatgtCTTAGCTCTACACCAGACGTTGCCCTTCTTGCTTGCTGAACAGCTCTCCCCCTCATACAAGCTGACTCAAGAAGCAAACAGTTTGTATCGCCTTTACGCAGAAACTTAAACATATGAGATATGATATTCATCATGAATCTGCAAACAAGGCTCAGGAAGGTGCTTGTGATAGATGACTGCTCCACTGGCTCTTCCTGACCCATCACACACAGCAACAAGGACTGGCATCACTCTGCTATGGCTTCCTGGCATTACACCCTGGGTAGCCCTCCAGATGCAGGTGACATCTTTTGTTGGCTGGGTACTCCCTGACAGCAGCCAGCTCCATTGcccctgctttcttttttatcaaAATGCTGAGCTCATCCCTCATAAAAATTTCCAAAGAAGACACAAAATACAATTCTCATTTCCTCAGAACTGTCAGAAGACAGTTGAGTTCAGACCACTgtaactgtgctttttttctccaacagctgctgcaaggcaagcagcacagcaacagcCAAGGAAATTTAACCTAACATGAAACCAGCTCATTACATAAAAAGATAACCTGGGCACCCAGAATCTAGTGGAACTGATTAAACTCAGCTCACTGGTTGAGCAAGAAGCCCTCACTGACCACAGCTGATGCTCTATGATCTGAAAAGGCAGAAGCATGCAGCATGAACTGACTCAATTACAGCCTCCCCTCACTGGGTGCTCACTggagcctgctctgctctccacAGTAGGCTTCCACGTCCTGAGAAAGCACAGATCGCTTGGGAGGAGAACTGTGTTTCACCCAAAAGCCATCAGCGTAACCTACTATGTCAGAACAGTAGCCTCAGCCCCCACGACAGAGAAGAGCAACATGGCACAGCAAAGCCACCAGCAGGTAAGTGTAGAGTGCAGCGCAAAGAACATTACCACGTTTGCAGGTGCTGCCCATCTCACCGTAGGAGGTAAAGAGTGACCCAGAAAACATCTGAACTGGCATAGAGCTGCTGAACAGGAGCACTGACACAGAGAGAGGCCACAGGCTCTCAGCAGGATGTTAGAAGCCTTGCGGGACCCTGCAGTAGGAAGGAGTTGGGGAGGACAAAGAGAACTTGGGGCACAGGGAAACAACCCTCTCCCTGTGTCACAGGAGAAGGCaatactgtgatttttattttgtttttttaagccCACCAGAGATTTCTCACATATAGCCTCTCATACAGACAAAGCCCTCTAGACAGATAATTGGCACCTGAGGATCAAGCGCAGGTCTGACCCTGATCAGAAGTGGGTCAAGCTGATCATCGTTTTGCAAGGCAACGTTTTGCCAAGCAGGGCTGCCGTGAGACCTGTCACACTGGCTCTGAGCAACCGTGAATGCTCCAAGAGCTGGCTTTCAATTACATTATCCGCTCGTAATTCCTCCTGTTAAATGAATCCTCCTTTCCTCAGCAGCCTCTGGCTCCAAGTGAGAGGGGGTGGCAGAGGGAGAAGTCCCATGCCTTCTTGGCCCTTCATGGGAGTAGTTCCAGGAACGTAGTTGTAGATAAATGCACAGGAAACTTTTAGGCTGACAAGAGTTAAAAGAGGCTGTCGCCTCCAGACCTTCCCCCTagagacttttctttttttgctgttctgtgaaaCACACCAACATAAACCTTCAGTGCTacatctccttttctcccacGGGGAAGAGCTCTCCATAGGGTATAGGTAAAATAAGTAGGGGCTCAGCTCAGCTGTTACATCTTTCCAAACACAGGACAAGCCTTCCATCCACCAAtcctgggagaaagctggtctATAgagattaaaacaaagaaagaaaacaaaaaccctaatGCAGTGCAGGGGTTCCTGAATGCTCCAGTGCTAggggaaagagagagacagaatgGGAGTGTGATTTTGTTCAATAAAACCACTCATCATAACTGATGTGGCAAGAGCCAAGgaaaagcaggagggaaatgagCTGCAGATATTAATCTTCTGCTGAAAGATGGGATTAACAGCTGAAGGAGAGAATCAGTGAGTCCTAAGGCTCAATCCCATCAAGGTCACCAGTGTGAATTACCCCTTCTCCCTGACTGGCAGGAGAAAGTGCTCTAATCTCCAACATGGTAATTTCACAGCATCAGTGCTGGGATAGAAACATCTTCAGCCATCCTCTGGGCTTCACTAGCCCAGCCATCTCCCTTTCCAACCAGAGCATTTGCCTGAGGCAATGTGGCCACTTTATACCTTTTTCTGAGAAAGGTATAAAGTTTTTAATCCCTGAACAAAATAAGTTTAATATGATTTAATACTAAGTCTGCCCTTATCATAATTAtcttctccaggaaaaaaaaaaaacaaaaccacattctAATCACAACCCTCTGTCTTTCCGTTAATTAACAAGTCATATCTAAGAATCACAGAGCGTTTAGGCAAGCACTATGGAAGTCACAGGGAAGAGTGAAGATGAACATCATGCATTCCTCCGAAACTATTTTCAGAATAGGACTTTCAAAAAGTCCTAAATTTGCCAGAACTAATAATGAAGAGAGGGAGTTCAGTCATTTCCTGAAGATGTCCACCAGTCATGGAATGATaaagtggtttgggttggaagggacctttaagcCCCAGCctgttccaacccccttgctgtgggcagggttgcccccaccagctcaggctgctcagggccccgttcagcctggccttggtcATCCAAGGGGCATCcaaccttcagggatggggcatccacagcctctctggcagccgTGCTTCAGTGCcatctgagaaaataatttactcctgatatctaacctcaatcttccctctctTAATTTAAAGccactcccccttgtcctatctcttATCAGATCATGTGAAAAGTTGTTCTCTCTTCTCCTAATTATAAGCTGCTTTCAAGTGCTGGAAGGAGTCATTTACAGATCTTCACATTCTGCTCTGTTTTATAGATGCTGTCATGTCCTGGTGCCTGAAAATCTAACTCATTTTCTTCTACTTGATTTTCATCTTTACAAAGCATTGATCATAACAACACCTAACCAGCAGCACTCATTTCCATTCACTTTCTGATCTGATCCTCAGTATCCAAACTTTTgacttaaaagagaaaacatcattATGtttcaggtcttttttttttcattgctgggAGTTgaacagatgaaaatgaaaaaacttTTCAATTTAGTCTGAAAATGCACATATCTAAAAGCCTCAGCTTTCAACAGGGGAATTCTCCCATTTGCCCCCTCTTACATGAACCATACAAACCCTCCCCAGGGCAGTTTCACCCAACCTTTTGCCAGCACCATGCTCTGTACTTGGAGTGGTTGCCAAGAAGCACCAAGAATACCAATCAGCTAACCCTCTCCTTACTGAATCCTTgctgaataataaaatatttgattcaTAGGCtgttaaaaaagagaaattatatccagatataattaaaatacacaattaatgaaaacatttacaaaataacCTTTTCCAATGAAGAGTGTAAGAGCCAACCAGGAGAATTACCTGCCCAGATTGATGCAGCCAGCTGTAGCATCATCAGCTAGTTAGGATGCTCTTGGGGCAGGGGAGAAACCAAGTTCTGCCATGTTTTCACCAGTGAATATTATCACTAATCTTCTTTTTCAAGCAAAACTGTTGTCTGATTAGGAACCAAAATCCTGAAAAAGCTCTCCgtgctgcttttgttgttgtttggtttttaaaatcTGCTCATTGTTGGCCAAGCACCAGGTGTTAACCAACCTCAGGTTAAACATGCAGGGAGTGACAGAGAGCACAAGTCAGCAAAAATTCCCCTTTTTACTATAGCAAACAGCTTCAGTCTAACCATAGCCATGAGCAAGGGCTGGGGAAAGCCAAGAGGGAAACTTGGCACATTGACCTACGTACTGCAATTCTGCATGTAGCTTAGAGAGGATGAGCAAACACTGCATCAGCGTGACCTGAGCATGATAAATACCATTCTGCCTGTAGGCAGCACCAATTCTTCCCTGCTGGTACGCATGGTGAATGGTCAGCTGGTAAGGCTCACACGTCCACACCCCTTCTACAGCACCATTTAGGAGTGCTCACAGCAGGTGGGTGGGCAGTGCTCAGTGCCTGAGCAAGGGGAGCAGGGCAGACTCAGGGCACAGTAACTGAGTGCCACCAACAGATCTCCAGAGAGTCCCGTGGTGGTGACAAGCAGGTCTGAGGCCAAGCTGGACCAGTGAGGGTGTCAAGGCCAGCACAGCTTGTCTGCAATGTGACTCAGGCTCTACTATTTCATCGTTTCTACTGAAAGGCCTCCAGAATTATCCAATTCTTTCACACCACAGGCAAACACCAAGTGAAATAGTCAAATGCACAAATAAGGATGAAGATAAGAGAAGCAACTGAGTGTTAACTTCAGCCAGTTGGCCTAATTAGTATAACAGCAGAATATTTTGCATTCAAAGTGAGGTGGAAAAAGCTAACAAAGGAGGAAGCTTTGTACCTCCTAATGATATGAGTAAGCACAGCTCAGAAAGCGATTCAGCAGGCTTTGATCCactcagaaaagagaaaaggagctcTTCAGACACTTCTGACAACACAGCGTGCACCATGAGCGTGCACCAGCATTCAGCCTCTACTGTATTCATATTCATCTGGGAAGTTTGTCTCACATTAGATTTGTCACAACATAAAGATGCATTCAACATATTTCGTACATCTTAAACACAGCATGGCCAAGGAAAATCAGGAGTCTACCCTAAGGTCCAACCAAACAGAAGATGTTAGTTCTGactgctgaaataattttgcaCTTTGCCTCCTTGCTGAAAATGATCAGACTATCAGAAACTGAGGATGAGTCCAGATTTCTACTTGCAAGCCAATTGTTTATGGTCCTCCATTTATGTTTTGAAGTGAAATGAGCTTGGAGGATTGTTCTCAGCACAGAGGCGTTAGCTCCCTCCCCAGCCTCTGAAATCCTCATATCACACAGCAGAACAAAGGATGGAGGTGCACTTTTGTCTAAACTCTAACACTGACCACTGGTCAGCACAAACAAAGTGAATTAATTCATAGTCACCTTCTGCTGTAAGGATGAAAAACAGCAAGCAATGTAAAATCATCAATTTCCTGTAGGGACTGTAAACACAGAGACAATTGCAGAATGTTCAGCCTTGGAGCTGTAAGGCAGATCATCATTTCCAAGATTAGCAAAAGCCGTTTGTCGCACTCTGTTCTCACAACAGCTGTTTTTTCCATCAGAGTTTCTTTTATCTTATTAGATTTAAGCTCCCATTACAGTTAAGACGATTTTGCAGTGGGTAAAAATTAATTAGTTTGCATCAAAGAAAGGTTTTTTGAAAACACAACACTAATGAGCTTCATCTGCCTGATTAGAAAGCTTTGCTTTTAGTAACACTTGGGCACAATTCTGTTCCAGAGAAATATGGCATTAAAAGAATATTCAGAGCTAAAAGCATTAGCTAAAGAGTAAGCAGGATAATGGATAAAAGATTAGGGTGGTAAATTGTGATCAGACACGTAACAGTGAACACTGACAAGAGGATGCCAGTGTAAATCAGGATAAGTTTGTGGAGATAGAACAAGCAGGGCTTGGTGCAATTTGCAGTAGTACCTTTAGTGACCCGATGAACACTGAACCTCTCACCTATTCACATTACCTCTAGGTATCAAATGGAAGAGAGCTAGAGAGGCTCAAAGAAAGTACTaactttgagaagaaaaagacgGGGGGAAAGTTCATTAATACTTTTTACTATCTGGCAAATTCCACGGTCAGAGCATTTGCTTGTttataaatctgtttttcagtcaAGAACAAACTGTGTTTTATAATCTTTGTTGTAAACTTGGTAACTGAATTAGTCCACAAAGGACTAATTAGAACAGACAACAGAATTAGAGCACAAAGGCCATCAGATTTGgtatttcttgtcttttttcacCTCACCCATTTCTTCTTACTTTATTCACACACTAAAGTATAGTGTAGAACAAATTTCCTTTTAGGCAGGTCCAAATCTACCTGAAAACTCACATGATGAAGGCAGTTGTCAGAGATTTGCTGGTAAATTGGACCATAAATAACACCTGCATTGATACAGGCTACATCATTTGGATCTGAAAACGACAAGCAGGTGATGGAAGTGCTTTCGTCTGTTTTGATAAGGCTTCAGCTCCAACATCACTGCTGTTATTCAAAATCATCTTGACCTGCAACAGGCACCACTGACACCTTGATGGCTTTATCCTTTTGCCAACATAATGTAGAGATTTACATTCAAAAAACCCAGTTTCAGACACCCCCATGGGCTCTTCCTCTGATCCCATGAACATACTACACCTGTGCACAGTCCTGCCAGCCTCCTGCAAcaggtcaaaaaaaaaagacagcagctGTTATTCATAAGCCTTTTGTTATCTCTCAGTAGAGGCAAAAGGGTCCAGAGCATGTTTGTAAGGAAAACGCTTTGTTTAATGTAATTAAGTTTACTTCTTTTGAGTCTGAGTAAACGTGGGGATCGGCAGAACGACTGCAAATCACGACTGCGGTGCCTTTTCCTGTAAGGGCAACCAACCACTTCATGCCATGCTGCACTCAGCAGGTTCTTCCAAAAAAGTTCTCTCAAACTTCAGACTATGgaccaaaaaacccaccaagTGCACCACACTGAACACACTGCAGCGTTAAGTGCTCTTCCAAAGCAGAAGCTGACAGCTGTGGAGTAGCCCTGGGCTTATTTTCAGTCTGTTACTGCTACTCTTGTAACTATGAGAGAGCAACTGGTGTAACACTGAGCTCTAGCAAAAGGAGAAATCTCCCCTTTGTTTGGGCTTGGGATTTTCTCCTACGAGCAGCTAACATCACTCAGAGCCAATCTGTTTTGGGGGCTTTGAAGACCTTGCTTGGATCTACACCATTTTATAGTTCACAGGCAATTAAaccatgtttctttttctttttacccttCTTACATATTCCACCAAGAGAACCCACAAAGCTCAAGTCCTCTCTTGCTCTTCCCAGTTTTCaccattcatttttctgtttccctttaCTCCCAATGTTCCTATCCACTCTTTTGCCTCCTTCCATTCAGTCATTCTAATGGCCTCATCCCAAATGACAAAATAGAGATATTTTGCAGTTTGGTCTTTTCCCACTTAACCTGaagtgtttttccttcctttctgctctctcAGCTCACGGAACTTTACAGATCAGGTCAGGACAAACACAGCACTTGCACCCAGCCTTCCCACCTGATTGATGAGGAAACTCTTTCATGTTGAATAAAAGAGTTTGCGCAATACAGAGAACTcgtaatggaaaataaaagccactGACATCATGGCTAATTACAATTTGCTGCACTAAAATACAACACCGTGGCTATACTGTATACTGGGATCTacgtgtgtgtgcatgtgtattttCCTGTACGTTTCAATATCCTCCTATTGACAGAAGATAGAAGGactgggctgcagctggagaCAGGAAATGACTTTTATGATTTCATTAGAGTAACTGACAGAAGCGCTTCCTTTCTATGAAAGGTTAACAGACAGCTCATTAAACTTACAGCTGCTTTAAACAGGGTTGCCACCAAAACCAGTGCCCACGACAACATAAGTAATGTTGATATAAGCTTGGTGCAAAATTAAAATGGAGCTTGCATAACCTGAAGCACAGAATAAATAACAGCTATCATTGCAACGCAGGAGAACGTCAAAGTGCCTTCGCTTTCCTAAGGTTTCTCGGGAAAATGGATGAAGGGGCAGGAAGTAGGTGAGTGCCAACTACATGGGACATCAGTTATGACAGGAGCAAACCTGTAGTCCCTCATCAAACGTACACCATATGCACAGAGAAACTATCATAAATGTAAGAGATTCAGGCTTTCATTTTAATCCCCGTAGAATGTAATAGTCACATCGTTTTTAATTTGTGCCATATAAAATTGCTGAAGTCAAATTCAAAATTGTAGATCTGTACTCGGAGTGAGTGGTGATAGAGGCTGAGTAGGTTTTAGTTCTCCTCAATTAAATACAGGTCCCTACTCTTTGATACCCAGCTAGTTATTCAAACCCATTCTGCTCTGCTCAAAGCTGAGTGCAACATGagcaccatccctgcagggctctgctttAGGAACTCACCTTAGGCATGTGCAAGGCCGGTGCCATGCgggggaaaaaacagcagaaaccaCCTCCCCTCCATCGTGGAGGGCTCTgcacctctgtgctgcagccagtCAGCAAAACTGGGGGAAAACAAGCAACATTAGCTTGCCCACCTGCTGTGTGATCTTCACCTTTTAATCTGTCTCACTGCCAAGtagaaaaactgcaaaagagATTCaacttcaaaaatacaaaatgtaatcAACATGAGACCTTTTCAAAGGTCTATCTAATCACACATTAGATATTCCACCTGGACAAATCTGGAATCCTAACAATACCACTAATaatacttttctctttcaacaTCACAATTAGTTAGTATTTCTCCCCTCTGCCATAATTCTtacagtttttttcctgttttacatcctccctccttcctcatCACTTTTTCTAGTGTTACTGCTTCACTTCACCACATCCTAGCACAGTCACTTTTTCAAGCAATCTTGTTTGCATTGGTGTCTGTACAGAATTCAGTTCTCAGAGTTTGCTGCTGTCCAGAATTGTGGCAAGCAGCTAATTTCTGAGATCTGAACTGGaataaagaaagcagaaagaagcccagcagctttttttttctgcaattgtNNNNNNNNNNNNNNNNNNNNNNNNNNNNNNNNNNNNNNNNNNNNNNNNNNNNNNNNNNNNNNNNNNNNNNNNNNNNNNNNNNNNNNNNNNNNNNNNNNNNAAAAGAGGAAGTTTAACCAGAAGACAGATGTATCCTCCATGTGCAGTCAGTATCAATAATGACT
It encodes:
- the SAAL1 gene encoding protein SAAL1; amino-acid sequence: MLNWIKSGTCQSVGPSTDDSPEELPDFKIVPCILEAAKQVRSDSPEGLDVYMHILQLLTTVDEGIQAIVQAPDGGKETWTLLYDLICHELCQPDDPPIIVQEQKTVLASVLSVLSAIFASQTEQEYIKMRKNMPLIGSLIRILQYMEGCGKRSVDNSKESEQEETGKAELKEEDFHLKILKDICCELLSNMFQELTKENTLEGLNQGHLNEQTCSCAFQNLLPLYFTSVESFLEVLREADGTLAENLEKRFPSLKVPT